The DNA sequence ATCTTCAACGATacactaaaacctaaaatgggATAGATAATTAGCTTCAATAGTACTTCAAAACCAATTCCATCTTtagtttttggaaaaaaaaaaatctatccTTAGGTTTACATAAAACTCAAATCCCtatgtttttcaaattttgtgagtaaaaaaaacataatatagagaatattcttttaagtttgagtttaatgtAAACAGTTggaataaaatcatattttatgtgatatttaaactaaaatgggtttgagtttcgTGTAAATAGTTGGAAATGCTAATAAGCTCGCGCTTAATTAAACTGCATTCTGAGTGGGACAGATCCGAAAATCGAAATCAAGTGGGTTGGGCTGGTTGGCACAGGTGCAATTCTTGTCTATTATTTCatcctatttttaatttgatctaaaatgtgaatatgtttagaggtttgtgttaaaatgacaattcctcttaaaatgacattgtGACACcgcttatacagcaatattataaacgctacacagcaatattacaaacactacacagcaatctatagattgctgtatagtgtgtcggatattgttGGACAAGAAATATTGTGGTTAAAGACCAAAGCATATTGTTGACCGTctttttccagattttttttgccacgtgatgccttattattcgtccacgtgtacaaatgattggctaggaatgatggtatggtgttattttaaggggtggtggcaccctaacatggcCCCATGTTTAGATACATATTGAACAAACATTCTCACATAACATCATGTTCCTCCAAGTTAGATACGTATTTGGCTATTTTgaaataagattaaattacAAGTCTCTACATCCATTTTGCTGTGGAATTATTTTGTGTCGAtccatttttgtattttgaatTTCCATAGTgtatctatttttaatttaacgCAACCGCAGTCCgactttgaaaaaaaaggtttaaTTAGAAAATGGAGAAACGTACATAATCACGCGGCCGCCCTAATGGTCAGAGGCACCGCCGCGTGTGGCGGCGGCCTCGATTTTGAATTGAATGAAAATTCCCCCACCCGCCCACGCGCCCTCCCTTGTTTCACGCAGCCACCTCCTCACGCGGTGGCCTCTCATCCGCCTGCCGCCCCGCCACTTTAACAACAACCCTACCCCACCCCCTTCACATTCCCCctcccttctctctccacCGCTCCTTCCCCCAATTTCCcccaattcaattcaattcaattcaatttcccCCAATTCAATTCCCCCTTCTCCGATCTCAATTTCCCTCCCATGGCTACGATCATCTCCCCCTCCTCCCCGGACAACGACATCCCCACCGCGACGCTCGCCCTCCCCTCCGTCtccatcgccgccgccgccccccGCCGCCTCCCCCCGCCGTGCTGGACGCCCGAGGAGACCGTCGCCCTCATCGAAGCCTACAAGGACAAgtggtactccctccgccgcGGCAACCTCCGCGGCAACCACTGGCAGGAGGTCGCCGACGACGTCGCCTCCCGCTCCCCCGCCCTCCCCGCCAAGACCTCCGTCCAGTGCCGCCACAAGATGGAGAAGCTCCGCAAGCGCTACCGCGCCGAGATCCAGAGATCCGCCGCCCGCAGATCCGCCTCCTCCTGGGCCCACTTCCACCAGATGCACTCCATGGAGAAGGGCACCGACAACCCCTCCCCCCCTCCCTCCTCcccttcctcctcctccgaaGACGACCACAACCACACCAAGAGCAACAGCGTCAAGCGAATCAACGATCTCTACAACCGCCACACCAATCAGAACGGAGCAGCGGCAGCAGCAGCGACGCCTGGGGTTCGGATCAAGATGCCTGGCTCTTCAGCCAAGGCGTACGGACAAATtccaaaccctaaccctagagTAATCCCCAATTCGAGCGGTAAATCGCTGGTGGAAGCGATTCAGGCGCTGGGGGAAGGGTTTATGAGGAtagagaagatgaagatggaTATGGCGCAGCAGATTGAGGAGATGCGTATGGAGATGGAGCTCAAGAGAACGGAGATGATACTCGATTCGCAGCAGAGAATCGTCGACGCATTTGCTCGCTCCATCAAGAAGCCCAAGAATCACCACTATGCCTAAAcccaatttgtaattttattttctatttgtgttactttttttagcaaaaatgGATTCCTCATTATAATACAAGTTCAAATTTCTCAACACCAAATAGTAACTggtaaattatagtaattcaGCAATAAACTACCTTGGACAAAGGCCACTAGTATTTACATTCTACTACtcaataatagtaataataaaaaagagcGAGTTGGAAAacacattattataaataagacaTGCTGAAGATGTCTCTATTATAGTTCTGAATCCTTACAGCATTAGATACAATAAACATGATCACACAAACCCAAACCAGGTCTTTAAGCACCTAATTGCTCTAACAATGTACCATGAAGcctttttccatttccaaATAATGCTTCAACTTGATGGTGAGGACTGATTTCAAACTTCACACCATCCACATCCTACAGCTGCATATTCCCATTTCTTCACTGTCATACACAAGTTAAAGGTGATCACATTGCTCCAATTCTCTCGAGTGCAAACTTAGGCAAGATGATGCTTCATGTATCATTATGAATATCAAAACTTTATACAGCCTTACCAGAACAATCTAATTTATCAGCAAGATAGCATGGTACAAAAGATATCAATATGCATGAATGTTACTGACAAGACAACATGGATGCATACCTTAATAGTATGACCCAGACCCACTACTCCCCATGTAGCTGCTACCACCTATGCTGCGTCCGGGATAGACGGATGAGTAAGAGCTGCCACCAAcctacaatatatatatacacaagcACACTTCACAATTAGTACATCACAGAGAATGTCAAACAATCACACAATTAGACTTGACACTTGAAAACATACATCACTTCCTCGTGACATGTAATCACCACCAAAGTTTGATGAGTACATCCGACCAACATCACTACCACCATAAGGTCCTGCAAGGAGAAAAGCGTAAATACTATATTCGTTTAACCATTCAGAACTATAGCTTTACagaaataatagaaaatgtcTCTTTGTACTAAACCATGAATGCACACCTCCACTATAACCCATACCCTGACGACTACTGTAAAGCCCATGGGAATCTTGACTAGACATAGAGCTTCGACTTCCCCCATATCCCATATTTGACCTTCCAAGCCTGCCATCCACAAATGAAGGGACATTAAAACAAGCgattttaagaaaagaaaCCACTGAAGAATCAAATACTGTAACCAAAGCATACCTGTCACTGTAAGCATCAGTGTAGCGGGAAGCACTGCTGTCAAGATCATAGTCCAAACGAGCACGAGAGTGGCGCATTCCAGCCTCAGTATACCGGGGAGGGACGTCATCCTTCCAAGGACAAATCAATAGTCAATGACAGCATCAGATATCAAACAGAGTATGAGAAAAGTTAACCAAACATAACATCATAGAGAAGACGGTCCAGAAAATACCACTGCAGCGTACGGGCGTTTGGACCCTGACATGGAATCATACTCACGCCCACGCCCCTCGTGGTATGACGGAGGTGGCCTTTCATATCTTTCATTATACCCATCATCAACATAAGGTCTTCTTCCTGTAGATCGTGCTGCACCACCTCTAGGCATATCAAGGTAGCCGGATGGACGAGGAGGATAATCATCTCTATAAGGAGCACGTCTATCTGAAGTTGCTCTAGAGTTATAATCTATAACAGCAGCCCTACTTCTGGAGCTAAGCTCCTCCCTATGACCGTAATCCCTCTTCAGACCACTCTTGGGGTATGATGGAACTGTATACACAAGACAGTTAGGAGTTAGGACACTGCCAAAACATTAAATCACCTAACAAGTTAAAGTGCACAGCATACCAGGTGGCCTCCTATCATAGGACCTCGGCAAGGGAGCAACAGGCCTAGCCCTTTGAGGAACAGCCATAACTGGTCTCCTCTCTCTCATGGCAACAGGCCTTCTGTAACTACGGTCCACAACTGGACGGGGAGGAATTCTAGGGGCACGAGCAGGGATAGAACGTGGTAATGGGCGGCTCCAAGGGCTCCTAGCACTTCGGACAGACCCACGCGCAGGTCGAAAATCTCCTCTGGAAACATGTTTTCCTTTGCCTCTCTGAAGTGGTCTCGACAATCTAGCCCTGACTTTGGCCTGACAGAAAATGCTATTTAGCACAGCTTAACAGCACAAAACAGGAAATAAATGCAATATCATGATTTGAGAAGCACCTTGCTTGTGCCTTCACCCAATTCCTCGTTGTTGATGTTTTTAGCACAAGTTACTGCTGCATCATGGCTATCAAATGTAACGAACCCAAAATCCTTTCTCCTGGCAGATGGCATATTACGGGCAAGTTCAACTTTCTCAATCTCCCCATATTTTTTGAGAAGTTCTTTAACATGGTCCTCATCCCAAGAAGCAGAGAGACCATCCACAAACACAGTCTTAACCTAAAATCAGATGTGTTAATGTCATTAGAATATAAGAAATCTAATttagcaaaataataaaaataactgaaAACATAAAccttatatataaattgaaattcaaatgtTCATCATATGCATTCGTTCACAACTCAACAGTACATCTATGATTTATCAAACAGAAGTTGGAAAAGAAGCAGATTTGTATGAAATGAACGTTGAGCTAAACACCATAAGGTATCCAAGCTGCTTGGAGTACAGCTATAACCCATACTTAAGCCACACTTCCAGTGGTAAATGACAGCATTAGACCAATCCTTTGAATGAAGAACCAAACTAGTCAGGTTATGTACCTGGGCCATGATCTCATCACCAGGGTCAATGAAGGAATCTGCAAAGGAAACCTTAGCTGCCCTATCCACTCCAAACGAAACATCCCTCTTCTGAAGACGCTTATAAGCATCCATTGCGTCAGACCTTGAGGAGAACTCTAAGAAGGCAAAACCCCGATTCATTCCTACACTGTTACTATCTTCAACCAGCGTCAAATCCTCAACACTCTCAAGGCCATAATACTTTAACTTTTCTTTCAACTGGAAGCAAGTTACATAGCAGTCAGGATTAATTAAGAAACtacctcaatcaaaatttaacagCTGATCAAAAGTGACCAGTTTACTTACAGCTTCCTTTGTCCATGTCCTGCATATGTTACCTAAAAACAGGGTATCACTGTCTTGGCTTGGTGTCACACCACACTGCTTGCCACAAACCTGGAATTCGGGTTGTCAATTACATGCGTGCAACATTATAGAGAAAAACAACTAGTTTTAGCATCCATGTTAGTATAAGTACCACTGGATTTTTTAGACTAGCACAAGCCAGTCTTGCTTGTTCCACTGTTGCAAAACGCAAGAATGCAAAACCTTTATTCTTCTTTGTTTGTGGATTCATCATAAGTCTGACTTCAGTGACCTCACCAACTTCACTGAAAACTTTCCTAAGATCAGCCTCAGTAGCATCCTTATCCAATCCACCgacaaatatttcaaattcctTCCGCTTACGTCTCTCTTTGAATACTTCGTGATGTTCTTCTTCCTCAGCAGCATAACCCATGTCAGTTTGCTCTGGCCCAACATGCTCGTCATCCTCCTCATGTTCAAGTTCTTCATGAATACTATCCATTTCCTCCTCAACCAGATCACCCTCCTCTTCACCAACATCCAATTCTTCAGGATCTTTCCCCACTTCACCTAAATCTTCATGAGGATCTggctcattttccttttcatcaTAATCTACACCACTGTACTCTTCAGGTTCATATTCAGGATCATTATCCTCCAAGTCTAACCGCTCATCTTTCTCATACTCATCTATGGACTCTTTAGGATCTTCATCCTCTGCCGGATAAAACAGGAAAGTCGCATCATCCAAAGGAAAGTCAACTAATTTGAACCAAAAATGATGCATATATTATGCCCCAGCCATAATAGTTAGTAATGTTAGAACCATAGAAGATATCTTATGGTAATCATCAGCACAATAATCCTCCTTATACATATGTCGCATATAAAAATGCAAGAACCTTGATTCACTAATACTATATCATAGAGAGCTTTCGGATTTAATAGTCCATATCTAATGTTTTTATCCTTATACTGCTCTTCAGTCCGTAGATGTAGAAATAAACAACACCTAAAATATCAGCTGTCACAGAACTATACTCAGCCACTGCTTTCTTTCCAGAGCAAGAGTATGGAGCTGAGAGATCAAAAAAGGAGCATAGCATTTAGCTTTTGGTACAAAAGTGCATAAAATTCTTTAAGTTAAACTTATACTGATTAGGTCCATATGGTGGAAATTATTAATATCGTACATAGGAACTGACTATTAACTGATTTTACTTTGTAAAAATTGCCAGAAGGACGAATCTGATAGAAAGGATGGCACAAACTAAAAGTCTAAAAGGAACAACGAAATGGGTTGCATCTCAGTTTCTCCGTGCAAcctccaatttttcttttgccTGTGAGTTATTTCGAGTAATAATACAAATGAGTTGCATCAAAAGTTGCAAACCCTACTCAGAGATGTAAGTATTTAATACGCTGCGATCACAAGTACTGGATACATTTATCTATCCAGATTTAAGAGATAGGTGAAGCAAAGCAATCCGGCAATACTGCAAATTCTTATGGAGGAATGTGAAATACTTCATGACCCACCATATAAGTAACCATAACCTGCATCTACATGTTCACCCTCCCTTCATCCAAATATACAATAACTAATCAAATTCTTACACACTCTACCAGAAAGGTCTAATCTTTATGCTTTGCTTAATATCTATCCAAATGTTAGCATAATTGCACTACAATTTAACACTAAAATGCTAGAAAATCAAAGGAAACAAACTCATAACACCTTTTCAAACCTATAAAACGtgtaaaatcacaaaaaaaaacacaataaaaacaaaattccaaaGGGCTTACTCGTTACAGAAGCCTCTACGGCCTCTAGCGCAACTTTCTCCTCCAGCTCCGTCTCCCTTCCTTCCTCCAGCAACTCAATCTTCTCCAATTTCACGTTTGGCTCCTCAGGCAGAGCCTGTGCCTTCGCATTCTCCGCCGccgcagcagcagcagccgcCCGACCCCGCAGAGCTCTCTTGCTCCCCGGCCCCGGCGGAGTTTTCTTCGTCGTTCTCGGTGGCATCCTTTCTCCGATCAGAATCGCGACAAATTGATCGCTAAAATACGGAAATCGAGAAGcggaaataaaaattaatcgCGGTGAggatcaattgagattaaaAGGTAGTTGTATGAAGCGTATGCACAAAGCGAGAGAAGAGAAACCCTAGCAATCAGATTGAGCATTCAGAAAATCTAATTTCTGATACGTGATTATTTATACGGGGGGGGAATCCTCTGTATTCGCATACAGGCTGCGATTTACTATCAGATTTACTTGTCGTATCATTATTCGACAAGTGGACTTATTTGGTAACATTAGATTTTCGGATTTTTGcatttggattttaattttcagatttataatattgaatttcttattttattatatgcgattttggatttttttgggattatattgaatttaatagATCGCATATGGGACTACCAGATTCTGATTGTTGGACAATACAAATCGGattagatttatttttcaaaaaattcagatttttatATATCGGATTGGATTGGACAAAATTTTGATCTAAATCTTAATGCTCAATAACTTTCTTGATGGTGTATTCATAACTTTTGaaactaaatttgaaatagCGGAAActttttttgcaattattcaacaattattaaaattaattaatgcagcaaaataaatatgatatgatGACAAAACCacatttatttcattcttatATTGGTGTGTTttagattataatttaataattatatgtttcaaattttgtatagCATCTGCCCATGTAGAACACAAATGGCCCCACCTATGGGGTCGACACTCTTTGCTATAACACAaaacttttactttttgatGGATCATGATCTGTCTAATGAGTTTGAATTCGAATTTGTAATCTACACGAGAGTGTTGGTGTATCAAACTTACATAGCACAAAAGCTCTGAAGATGGGAAAAGAGTCCTAATTTGTTCATGCCTTTTGTACTTTaactaaacaataaaaaatattcttaataTGGGCTAAGCCCACTACTCAATAACTAAcctaatattaataaaattggttaggttattatttttaattttcttatttcgtTCGTCATCAATTTGCTCTTGGTCTCTTATGTAGTAAGTTTTTTccatactttttctttttgaacttttatttttctttttttccattttcacattttgataaatataaaatgatttgtatttcaatttaataaatcataatctGAAGtgttttgatataattttaggATATGTTCACCTAAACCCTAAAGATTTGAGGTAATATTTATGGGCATTTATTGGTATTTCAGTGTACAAGATATAATTATTGGCAGCCGTAGAGTCAATATTGGCCCACACTGTTCAGTGTAGGAATATGCTTAGGGTGTGTTTGATAGGCGTGAATACCAGGATAACTGACCATTTTCTGGTCAACACCCACGTTTGATAGCATTGTTTTTCGTTCTTTGTGGCCCTTGAAAATATGCCAGGCCCGACCAGGCCCAAGAAAATATACGCGAAGAATACAGAAACTTTTTCCGCTTTTTCTTCAGCGTTTATTTTCTGCATTGGAGTATGTGTCAGGAAATTGATCTTCATTGTCTAAATTACCCTCCATACAGTTCAAAATTTTAGGGCATCCTCCAAAATTTGAGAGGCAAGCGGCAATTTTTTCCACAATTGTTTATCAATATCTCCCGTCGACGAATCTCGGTGTGCCCAATCTTTGAATCAACAGATTCCTCTTCATCTGCCCTTCCACAATCATCATTCGGTGAGTGTCATCTTCgccatttattttttatgcgCATTGGGCGATGTGTTTATTGCTACATCGTTGAGGTATTATTGAAATGCGATTAGGTCATTAAGTTTGGGCTTAGTTTCATTGTGTAATCTGTGTGTAATTGTCGGTTTTCGTAACCTTCTTGGTCCGGGTGGActtgtatttttgttgataccGAAAATATAGCTacaatttcataatttgttGTGTAACATAATACCCACTTCTGTGTTGTATTCATTTTGTGGTTCGGTTTTAATTTCGAGTTTGTTGCCAATGTCTAATCGATTATACTAGTTTTCcgcattattttatcatacaCTCAGGGGGATTGATTTGGTTGGTGTTGTGTTTCGGTGTGAATGTCCGTCTAATTTCTGAGGTAAAATTTCAACAGGAGATTTCAATAGGTTCTGGAACAATGGCCAATGGGGATTTGTCCAATGAAGCTCTCGTTCTGTTGATTTTAGACATTATTCGTGTACATCGATTAAGGATTACTTGCTGCCTTCTAGCATATGGTCTACTAGGAGATGGAGACGAAGATTTGGGTGGTCGAAGGGTTAGGCGTAGGTTTTCTCATACAGAACGCATTCCCGCACAGGTGCATCGCCTCAATCGACTTTTGGGGCTAAATGACCAGGAATGTATTGACAGTCTTCGAATGGATAGGAATTGCTTTGGCCGACTATGTATACTACTACGTGAACGGGGTGGCTTAGTAgatggaaaataaattatggtCGAAGAACAAGTTGTCAGTACTTGCCCATCACAAGAAAAATCGCGTGGTTCGATTTGAATTTTGGCGTTCCGCGCAGACTGTATCACAGTATGTCCATGTTGTGCTCAAAGCTGTGATTATGTTGCATGAACTATTGTTGGCGAAGTCGGTACCAGTTGATGAGCACTGCCAGGACGCGAGGTGGAAGTGGTTTCCGGTGAGATATTCATTCTGACATTGTTATGCACATATTTTGCTGTCCAGCTTGTTTTTGTGCCCTCTATAAGAATTGTAAATCTTGTTTGATCTTTTGTTTGTGGTTGCTGAGATTTTGTAGGGTTGCTTAGGAGCATTGGATGGGACATATATCAACGTATTAGTTGATAGCGAAGATAAACCACGCTTCCGGAGTAGGAAGGGCCAGATTGCAACAAATACAATGGTAGTTTGTACTCGGGACATGCGTTTTGTTTACGTTATAGCCGGTTGGGGGGGATCTGCCGGAGACGCTAGAGAGTTACGTGACGCAGTGACACGTGAACATGGTTTAAAAGTACCTAGAGGTGAGTCGATTGTTTAGAGCATCCTCAGGGTttatccttcactgaattCGGTTTTATGTTTTGCTTGGCTTAAGACAATGTTGTGCTAGTTTATCTACCTGAGAATTTGGCAGAAACCCCATGAATGTGTGTATGCTCTCTCTCTCGTAGTCACAGAATGGGTGAGAAACCTTGCTAAATTAACCCACCTTTCTTTCTTCCTTGAATTGGTTGAGGGatgatctgtttttttttttttcctgaaatcaacattttctttcttagtTTCGCTCTTTTTGCtataaaatttagtactaATTCTGTGGTGGTTCTTGAAGCTTTTGCATATCTAGGGCATGtgtgaaatattttgaattaaaagttctttattagtaaaattccAGCTAGAAACTAACTAAATTTGGTGTTTTGATAAAGATGACAGTAATTAGAGGTATATTTTAGTCAATTCTTTTATGGACTTGGCAATTTAGCTAGTAGCTCTTCAGCTGTTgactaaaattttgatatcttTTGCTTTGCACATCTGCAATATGGTTACTTGtagttttattctttgttttgCCTAATAACTACTCTGACTATAATGAAAACTTTGAAAAGTTTCCTCGTTCCCATCTGATTGTTTGATGAAGATAGAGTCTTTCATTTATGTAATCGAATTGTTTGCTTTAGGCCAATATTACTTATGCGACAACGAGTATGCAAATAGTGAAGGATTCCTTACCCCGTTCAAAGGCGTCCGCTACCATCTCAAAGAATGGGGCCCTCATGCGGTGATGCCTCAGAATCCACGAGAAATGTACAACATGCGTCACACTAAAGCGAGAAATGTGATAGAGCGTGCGTTTGCCATTGTGAAGATGAGATGGGGTATATTGCGAAGCGTGTCTTACTACCCAATCAACACACAGGTGGAGCTGATCCTATCTTGCTTTCTCCTTCACAACTTTATACGAGGCCAGATGGCAGTGGATCCAATAGAGCTAGAGTTAGATGGTCATCACATCGACATGGGTTTGCAAGAGGAGCTGCCAGAGGAAAATGTTTA is a window from the Salvia hispanica cultivar TCC Black 2014 chromosome 1, UniMelb_Shisp_WGS_1.0, whole genome shotgun sequence genome containing:
- the LOC125214193 gene encoding trihelix transcription factor ASIL1-like — translated: MATIISPSSPDNDIPTATLALPSVSIAAAAPRRLPPPCWTPEETVALIEAYKDKWYSLRRGNLRGNHWQEVADDVASRSPALPAKTSVQCRHKMEKLRKRYRAEIQRSAARRSASSWAHFHQMHSMEKGTDNPSPPPSSPSSSSEDDHNHTKSNSVKRINDLYNRHTNQNGAAAAAATPGVRIKMPGSSAKAYGQIPNPNPRVIPNSSGKSLVEAIQALGEGFMRIEKMKMDMAQQIEEMRMEMELKRTEMILDSQQRIVDAFARSIKKPKNHHYA
- the LOC125214179 gene encoding nucleolin-like isoform X2, with the translated sequence MPPRTTKKTPPGPGSKRALRGRAAAAAAAAENAKAQALPEEPNVKLEKIELLEEGRETELEEKVALEAVEASVTKDEDPKESIDEYEKDERLDLEDNDPEYEPEEYSGVDYDEKENEPDPHEDLGEVGKDPEELDVGEEEGDLVEEEMDSIHEELEHEEDDEHVGPEQTDMGYAAEEEEHHEVFKERRKRKEFEIFVGGLDKDATEADLRKVFSEVGEVTEVRLMMNPQTKKNKGFAFLRFATVEQARLACASLKNPVVCGKQCGVTPSQDSDTLFLGNICRTWTKEALKEKLKYYGLESVEDLTLVEDSNSVGMNRGFAFLEFSSRSDAMDAYKRLQKRDVSFGVDRAAKVSFADSFIDPGDEIMAQVKTVFVDGLSASWDEDHVKELLKKYGEIEKVELARNMPSARRKDFGFVTFDSHDAAVTCAKNINNEELGEGTSKAKVRARLSRPLQRGKGKHVSRGDFRPARGSVRSARSPWSRPLPRSIPARAPRIPPRPVVDRSYRRPVAMRERRPVMAVPQRARPVAPLPRSYDRRPPVPSYPKSGLKRDYGHREELSSRSRAAVIDYNSRATSDRRAPYRDDYPPRPSGYLDMPRGGAARSTGRRPYVDDGYNERYERPPPSYHEGRGREYDSMSGSKRPYAAVDDVPPRYTEAGMRHSRARLDYDLDSSASRYTDAYSDRLGRSNMGYGGSRSSMSSQDSHGLYSSRQGPYGGSDVGRMYSSNFGGDYMSRGSDVGGSSYSSVYPGRSIGGSSYMGSSGSGSYY
- the LOC125214179 gene encoding nucleolin-like isoform X1; this translates as MPPRTTKKTPPGPGSKRALRGRAAAAAAAAENAKAQALPEEPNVKLEKIELLEEGRETELEEKVALEAVEASVTKDEDPKESIDEYEKDERLDLEDNDPEYEPEEYSGVDYDEKENEPDPHEDLGEVGKDPEELDVGEEEGDLVEEEMDSIHEELEHEEDDEHVGPEQTDMGYAAEEEEHHEVFKERRKRKEFEIFVGGLDKDATEADLRKVFSEVGEVTEVRLMMNPQTKKNKGFAFLRFATVEQARLACASLKNPVVCGKQCGVTPSQDSDTLFLGNICRTWTKEALKEKLKYYGLESVEDLTLVEDSNSVGMNRGFAFLEFSSRSDAMDAYKRLQKRDVSFGVDRAAKVSFADSFIDPGDEIMAQVKTVFVDGLSASWDEDHVKELLKKYGEIEKVELARNMPSARRKDFGFVTFDSHDAAVTCAKNINNEELGEGTSKAKVRARLSRPLQRGKGKHVSRGDFRPARGSVRSARSPWSRPLPRSIPARAPRIPPRPVVDRSYRRPVAMRERRPVMAVPQRARPVAPLPRSYDRRPPVPSYPKSGLKRDYGHREELSSRSRAAVIDYNSRATSDRRAPYRDDYPPRPSGYLDMPRGGAARSTGRRPYVDDGYNERYERPPPSYHEGRGREYDSMSGSKRPYAAVDDVPPRYTEAGMRHSRARLDYDLDSSASRYTDAYSDRLGRSNMGYGGSRSSMSSQDSHGLYSSRQGMGYSGGPYGGSDVGRMYSSNFGGDYMSRGSDVGGSSYSSVYPGRSIGGSSYMGSSGSGSYY
- the LOC125215836 gene encoding putative nuclease HARBI1, whose amino-acid sequence is MENKLWSKNKLSVLAHHKKNRVVRFEFWRSAQTVSQYVHVVLKAVIMLHELLLAKSVPVDEHCQDARWKWFPGCLGALDGTYINVLVDSEDKPRFRSRKGQIATNTMVVCTRDMRFVYVIAGWGGSAGDARELRDAVTREHGLKVPRGQYYLCDNEYANSEGFLTPFKGVRYHLKEWGPHAVMPQNPREMYNMRHTKARNVIERAFAIVKMRWGILRSVSYYPINTQVELILSCFLLHNFIRGQMAVDPIELELDGHHIDMGLQEELPEENVYVDTVEATPAWNNKRDQLVEAMWLHEG